The Kluyveromyces lactis strain NRRL Y-1140 chromosome B complete sequence genome contains a region encoding:
- the YAP3 gene encoding Yap3p (some similarities with uniprot|P38749 Saccharomyces cerevisiae YHL009C YAP3 bZIP transcription factor) has translation MSYASGQQQAAQVPNAGFDEQMMRRAAADSYFLSSSFGSVDREMEFLHYQTNGIRVKEESKGPQIPVANGTTINNVPYYASPVVMQDTGYTTPGHSSISSEGNHVISHGGPSAVFSLSESSSVNRNANLNNSTDSYSQQERDLELQQQQQLRLQQELQQQLNQEQQDLSNQTSDSATGAKDSEEQIRRKRALNRAAQKAFRERKEARVKQLEKQLKDSENDREQLLNELEQLRKHNIEMHAENRILLQTKNAAVVAAANSGAVTDSLGTINQTQNSERNKFTFPSKRDFVDELINVDEHNISNDTTPPSLEYSHNGEQVMTVSATWEYLNRMSETFDFDLSLVMCKLKGRVVCHGKGPSYFKSDIDKYIEASRAR, from the coding sequence ATGAGTTATGCCAGTGGTCAACAGCAGGCTGCGCAAGTTCCAAATGCAGGTTTTGATGAACAAATGATGAGAAGAGCAGCTGCTGATAGCTATTTCTTGTCATCTTCGTTTGGAAGCGTGGATAGGGAAATGGAGTTTCTACATTATCAAACGAACGGGATTCGTGTGAAAGAGGAATCGAAGGGTCCTCAAATTCCTGTTGCGAATGGTACTACCATCAACAACGTTCCATATTACGCATCTCCAGTTGTCATGCAAGATACAGGTTATACGACACCGGGTCATTCCAGCATTTCTTCGGAGGGGAACCATGTCATAAGTCATGGTGGCCCTTCAGCggtgttttctttgtcagaAAGTTCTTCGGTGAACAGGAATGCGAACTTGAATAACAGCACGGACAGTTATTCTCAGCAGGAAAGGGACCTTGAGCtgcagcaacagcagcaattACGACTACAACAGGAGCTACAGCAGCAACTCAATCAAGAGCAGCAGGATTTATCGAACCAGACGTCGGATTCAGCGACAGGAGCGAAGGACTCTGAGGAACAAATTCGTAGAAAGCGGGCTTTGAACCGCGCTGCACAGAAAGCGTTCCGTGAGAGGAAGGAGGCAAGAGTGAAACAGCTTGAGAAGCAATTGAAGGACAGTGAGAACGATAGGGAACAATTGTTGAACGAACTGGAACAGTTGAGGAAACACAATATCGAGATGCATGCGGAAAACAGAATTCTCTTACAGACTAAGAACGCCGCAGTAGTGGCAGCAGCTAATTCTGGAGCCGTTACTGATTCGTTAGGAACAATAAATCAAACACAGAATTCAGAAAGGAACAAATTCACTTTCCCCTCGAAACGAGATTTTGTCGATGAGCTTATAAACGTTGATGAGCATAATATCAGCAACGATACCACACCACCATCTCTAGAGTACTCTCACAATGGTGAACAGGTGATGACCGTGTCTGCCACTTGGGAATACCTAAATAGGATGTCTGAAACCTTTGATTTCGATCTTTCGCTCGTGATGTGCAAGTTAAAGGGACGCGTTGTTTGTCATGGCAAGGGTCCATCGTATTTTAAGAGCGATATCGATAAATACATTGAGGCATCTAGGGCTCGTTGA
- the CUE2 gene encoding Cue2p (similar to uniprot|P36075 Saccharomyces cerevisiae YKL090W CUE2 Protein of unknown function has two CUE domains that bind ubiquitin which may facilitate intramolecular monoubiquitination), with product MDQHVESLGQLFPDLPEVKLRNALTSSNNDINLACSILLSEVNSQPKNQQTDHVRELMSMFPNLSKDSIKKALDTTNGDVDEAIQDLLCVNTLSLEERNSHQSENNHQKGNSLPKDSDWSKLNDNLEIVMKYGDVPRHIAQDLYMEQRLDPIRALIQLIFTYEEQVSKYHLSQLRKPVIKPTPRVQSQNGFTHQRSRNEKPSPKPDVGIPSKPTKFFQERTYQYDPCNEQALALDDLIQSDKKLRAINHKFLERALEYFNGEVAPTVSLAILITERKYAKYTGQYTLSLDGKNANGAQFKYQITPLRAKTVSPSVPTFTAAVIPGTKVKQRTVTTSSLRINESQFRNPEHYKTGLKMIENIMTSPKLDFHGWFPEDAHLVTSECLKRWWKQELSCRELNNQRLNQIQVMNVPNITIITGRGLHSVGGIPKVRKRIQKFLTENNYNYIEESSLFVVNGKKRNICI from the coding sequence ATGGATCAGCATGTTGAATCATTGGGACAGTTATTCCCAGATTTACCTGAGGTGAAGCTACGAAACGCTCTTACAAGTTCAAACAACGATATCAACTTAGCATGCTCTATACTGCTCAGCGAAGTAAATTCGCAACCCAAGAACCAACAGACCGATCATGTGAGAGAGTTGATGAGTATGTTCCCAAACCTATCCAAAGACTCTATCAAAAAGGCTCTTGATACAACAAACGGCGATGTGGATGAAGCCATCCAAGATTTGTTATGTGTGAACACTTTATCTTTGGAAGAGAGAAACTCCCATCAAAGTGAGAATAACCACCAAAAAGGCAACTCACTTCCGAAAGATTCTGATTGGAGCAAATTGAATGATAACTTAGAGATTGTTATGAAATACGGAGATGTTCCAAGACATATTGCTCAGGACCTTTATATGGAACAAAGATTAGATCCAATACGGGCATTAATCCAACTAATATTCACATATGAAGAACAGGTATCAAAGTATCATTTATCACAGTTAAGAAAACCGGTCATAAAGCCTACACCTAGAGTACAATCTCAGAACGGTTTCACACATCAAAGGTCTCGAAACGAGAAACCATCTCCAAAACCCGATGTTGGTATCCCAAGTAAACCAACgaaattctttcaagaaaggaCATACCAGTACGATCCATGTAATGAACAGGCGCTAGCACTAGATGATCTCATTCAAAGTGATAAAAAACTACGGGCTATCAACCACAAATTTCTAGAAAGGGCTCTGGAGTACTTCAATGGAGAAGTAGCTCCAACTGTATCATTGGCTATTCTCATAACTGAGCGGAAATATGCCAAATATACTGGCCAATACACACTGAGTCTTGACGGTAAGAATGCAAACGGGGCACAGttcaaatatcaaataaCACCATTACGTGCTAAAACGGTTTCACCTAGCGTGCCAACATTCACTGCTGCAGTGATTCCTGGAACAAAAGTGAAGCAACGCACTGTAACAACATCATCACTTAGGATCAATGAATCTCAGTTCCGGAACCCCGAACACTATAAAACTGGTCTAAAAATGATAGAGAATATAATGACAAGCCCCAAGCTAGATTTTCATGGCTGGTTCCCCGAAGATGCTCATCTAGTCACCTCTGAATGTCTCAAGAGATGGTGGAAACAAGAGTTGAGTTGCAGAGAACTTAATAACCAACGCTTGAACCAAATTCAAGTAATGAACGTACCGAACATAACAATTATCACCGGAAGAGGTTTACATAGCGTTGGGGGTATCCCAAAGGTGCGAAAACGTATTCAAAAATTCCTAACCGAGAATAATTATAACTATATCGAAGAATCATCGCTTTTCGTTGTCAACGggaagaagagaaacatCTGTATATAA
- a CDS encoding uncharacterized protein (conserved hypothetical protein) — protein sequence MGKKVPKSESTAFKFPIELYSLNENSEKHNYEFIPYPEVEQDSKVILINKFFDKKLCDVLIRHISGSNVMESFSQRGTKDFAARANDRFSITDEEIASIIWSRIQKCLLQDPYIADDLQFSTAKGLNPQLRVYRYEKGHHFGRHYDESVNVPRMGTTQWTLLIYLSGDSELIGGDTIFYSAWNNAASNVHPSKGLALLHKHGDDCLLHEAQLVEKGTKWVLRSDVVF from the coding sequence ATGGGTAAGAAGGTTCCTAAGAGTGAATCAACTGCTTTCAAGTTTCCCATTGAACTTTATTCGTTAAATGAGAATAGTGAGAAGCACAATTACGAATTCATTCCATATCCAGAGGTCGAACAGGACTCCAAAGTGATACTCATCAACAAGTTCTTTGACAAGAAACTATGTGATGTGTTGATCCGTCATATTTCAGGCTCAAACGTCATGGAATCTTTCTCGCAACGTGGAACTAAAGACTTCGCCGCAAGAGCCAACGATAGGTTTTCTATCACTGACGAAGAAATAGCTTCCATTATTTGGTCAAGGATTCAAAAATGCCTGTTACAAGATCCGTACATTGCTGATGATCTACAGTTCAGCACTGCAAAGGGTCTTAACCCGCAGTTACGAGTTTACAGATATGAGAAGGGCCATCATTTTGGGAGGCATTATGATGAATCTGTAAACGTTCCCAGGATGGGAACCACTCAGTGGACTTTACTTATATATCTATCAGGAGATTCTGAACTGATAGGGGGTGATACGATCTTCTACTCAGCATGGAATAATGCTGCTAGCAACGTCCATCCGTCAAAAGGTTTGGCTTTATTGCACAAGCATGGCGATGACTGCTTATTGCACGAGGCTCAATTGGTGGAAAAGGGAACCAAGTGGGTCTTAAGAAGCGATGTAGTGTTCTAA